The segment TGCTCCCAGTGTTTTGAAGAGTGTTTAGTCGGTCCAGCTCATGGGATTGATATGGTGCTGAAGATCTCCTGGTGAGAGTGTTGCCACCCTGTGTATGCTATATAGCAACACTACTGTAGATGAGTTGAATCAGAGGGTTGGCTCTGACTGCATCCATATTTGTTATTTGCATGAGCTAATTACTCCATCATCATTAATTACCCCTGACACGTATTGATTCCCACTACTAGGTTGACAATCACGTCCCAGGGTTATCATCAGGATTACTCTACATGAGTGAGCGAGTGAAAATTCATTTGGGACAATAGCTCCGGACTCATTTGAAACATTTCTGCTGGATATGATGAGCCAGAGAACAACACAAAATAAGTGCTGTGTGTATGGCACAGTGTGATACACTGCATTGCCCCACTAATGCATTGACTCATTGCATGAATAGACAGGCAGTGTAATGAGAAGAGCATTGGGCAGGACATAGTGACGACAGATGAGTTAGATGGGGGTCCATTTCATTCTACATTGATCTTGCACAACCCTGGAGGAAGTTTCTAATGATATGGAAACAATCCTTTACGTTGTAATTGTGATTGTATTGAATAAACATGATCGCAATGATATAATTCCTATTCTAAAGGAGAAACGGCCATTCTTCCATCATTACTCTCTGTGAGACAGGCCATGAGGGTAATATACTGTTTTAATTCAAAACACATTGAAAACAAGCTCCGTGGAAGCTGGCCTCAAGACTAACCTCAGACGCAAAGGCAATGACGCTCTCATTGTGTTGCCTCGCGTTTCTAGCCTCTTCTTCTTGCTAACTCAGAGACAGGGGTTCCCTCTTGGTGGAATATTCTTAATGGACTTCAGACTATGTGACATTGATGTTCTTTCTCATTCCACTGCAACAAATGGTATCCGTAATACAATGTAACAGAGCTATCACTGAATCGCGACGGCGTTGAAAGTAGTAAGCGTGTTCCATTCTTTTCTCTGGCTTCAACGTGGCATTGCTCAATATACACATTAAGAAACATATGTAATGATAATTCAACAAAACAACACAATTTAAATCTATTTTGCAcaaaataatagaaaaataagCTACAATTATTGGCCTTTATCACAatggtgatgtatggtgatgtatggtgatgtatggtgatgtatggtgatgccTTATCCAGGGATTTTGCCACCTGCCTTCATTGATTCTGTTGTTGACCATGTAGATATGAGAAACCCATGACAATGTGAGAGTTCAAGGCCAGTGATAGAATGGATTTCTATTGGTAGTGGGTAACTGGAGACAGGTGCTCTGAATTTCAGGTTCACCTATGAGATTGCCCCAGTCTTCGTGCTCATGGAACAGCTGACGCTGAAGAAGATGAGGGAGATCATTGGCTGGCCTGATGGAGAGGGCGATGGGATCTTCTCACCAGGTGAGTGCGAAGCCAATTCTGATGAACAGTTTATGAATTCAGCCATGCCTTGAGAATCTGAGGTGGGAATAAACCTACCGTTACAGATGAAGATTCCTTACACCAGCCTTCAGATAATCGAATGCAGTTCAGTGAAACATTGTACGCAACGTTTGTGCAGGTGGAGCGATATCCAACATGTACAGTGTGATGATCGCCCGCTACAAGTTCTTCCCTGAAGTCAAGACCAAAGGCATGACTGCTGCCCCCAGACTGGTGCTCTTCACCTCCGAGCATGTAAGTCTCATCCAACATTCATTTCCACAGCAGAACAGGTCTCCAGTCTCAGAAGCAGTATTGTGTTACCAAGACAACGTCTTATTGTTATTTATTGTCACTGCTTGATTGACCCTGTCTATTCTGTATAAAGGGTTCGCGGCATGCCTGATTCAAAGCAACACAACAAATACAACCATTGGACAGTACATCAGCTGACTATATGCCAGAGCTCAGCTGCTAGGTTCGTAGTCTAATGTCATGCTCATGTGTTTTGTCAGAGCCACTACTCTATTAAGAAAGCCAGTGCTGCTCTGGGCTTTGGAACAGAAAACCTGATCCTGTTGAGCACAGATGAGAGGTTTGTGGAGCCATGTCCAATTTACTGCACTGAATGAAACAACCCAGTGAGAACACCCCTTTGACGTGTCTTGTTTGCTTCACTAGAGGGAGAGTCATTCCCGCTGATTTGGAAGCCAAGGTCATCGATGCCAAGGCGAGGGTGAGTTTTCAAACTGTCAGCCAATCAACTTCAAACTGTGGATTCGTATCCCCTGAAGACATGAAATACCTTCCGTTTGTTTCTGCACAATGATGCGATGCACTGACACAGAATTCAAATGGGAACAGCTGCCTAATATGAATCTAGTCATCTGAATGCTCCGGTCGTCAGGTAATCTTTCAtgtttacaaaataaaaaacaggtCTACTTTCATTTTAGGGTTAGTACTTATGCCTCCTTAAGTATTACCTTACGCACTGCCACTAGCTCCAAAGCACAGTCTCCTGAAGCTAGTTCCGTTACAGGAGAGAGGTGATAGCAGGGTGTCTGCAATGGACGTGCAGTTCTGGGGTTACAAAGGCTCGCACAAGAGAAATAGTCCAATGTCATTTAAATCTGCTCTAACCTGTTCATACTATGTCAAAGATTACAGAAACAGAATGCAACCATTTCAATTCACTCCAACAACACAAGGCTCCATATTCATTCTCATGGTGTATGCTTGCAGGGTTGTGTCCCAATGTTCGTGAATGCTACAGCTGGTTCCACAGTGTATGGAGCATTCGACCCCATCCACGAGATTGCAGACATCTGCGAGAAATACAACATGTGGTTACATGTGGATGTAAGTGCCTCTTCCTACTACGGATACAGTAAGGTTGTGGTGACATCGATCACTTCAGGGTTAAGTGCAACACATTTCAATGGTCGGCTGAGCTTTAGTTTGAACATATAAGCCACCTGCCGTGTCCAATCCTTATCCTCAAAACAAACTGTTGTCTTTGTTCAGGGTGCGTGGGGAGGAGGCCTACTGATGTCCAGGAAGCACAGGCACAAGCTGTGTGGCgtagagaggtaggctacagccCCGAGAAGATATCCTATTttaaaccaatcacacacactcaTTGATGGGGACCGTGGCCTGCCTTACAGTCCGCGTTACATGTTTGCAGGGCCAACTCGGTCACCTGGAACCCTCACAAGATGATGGGCGTGCCACTGCAGTGTTCTGCCATTCTGGTCAGAGAGAGGGTAAGAGCAATACGGATAGATGGGTCATCATCCCTTATGGTGTGAATGCCACGAAACCACACTTAAAGTTAAGTCGGAGGTCACAGAGAGTTGGCTACTATTCTTATGAGTATAGCCCAGTTTGAAGGCACCGTTGAACGTGACGTCTCTGCCTTTCGTCCGTGTCCGTTAACCACACCATTGATCTTTGCAGGGAGTTTTATCAGGCTGCAACTCCATGTGCGCTGGCTACCTCTTCCAACCAGACAAACAGTACGATGTATCGTACGACACGGGGGACAAGGCCATCCAGTGTGGACGACATGTAGATATCTTCAAATTCTGGCTCATGTGGAAAGCGAAGGTAATGTGCACATATCTGTCCAAGCTCTTATTGCAATACTTAGTCAGGCTTTAAAGCATTAGCATGAAACAGGGATTGATCTTGGATGCTGATCTTGGCTCATGAAACAGGGATTGATCTTGGATGCTGATCTGGGCTCATGAAACAGGGATTGATCTTGGATGCTGATCTGGGCTCATGAAACAGGGATTGATCTTGGATGCTGATCTTGGCTCATGAAACAGGGATTGATCTTGGATGCTGATCTGGGCTCATGAAACAGGGATTGATCTTGGATGCTGATCTTGGCTCATGAAACAGGGATTGATCTTGGATGCTGATCTTGGCTCATAGAACAGAAAAAGGGTAGTTCTTGATATGAATGATCTTTCTTATGTTTTGTGTATTTCCACTCCAACAGGGAACAATAGGGTTTGAACAGCACATCGACAAGTGTTTGGACCTCTCGCATTATCTCTACACTAAAATAAAGGGTCGCGAGGGCTATCAGATGGTGTTCGATGGAGAGGTGAGATTTTTCTCCCTTCATTTTCTACTTGGTTCTGTTCCCAAAAACAGCAATATCTTCTAATGGATTACCCTAATAAAGCGTCAGAGGAATTACATATCTGATTAATATGAACTCATTAACTGAGATGCCCAATAGTATTCTGAGCAACACAATGTAGTGAGGCAGGCCAACTCTCCTCGCTGTCTGCCTCTAGAGGTGGTGCTAGGCTTTAGAATCCCCAGTTGAACTCCTTGTGGATTTATGAACTTGCCTTGCAAGAGCCTCAGATCTCAATTTGGTCTCTTAGTGAGGTTGACTACTTTTTCTTTAGACACTCCATTGAGTAAAGACACAGACAATCAATGTTGCTGTTTTCTTTCCACAGCCCCAGCACACGAATGTCTGCTTCTGGTACCTTCCGCCAGGCATTCGTGACATGCCCGATGgtcaggagaagagggagaagttgCATAAGGTAAGGAGTAAAGGACTCGTCAGCTTCGGCCCATGAAGACTATATTCTGTATTCAGATGAGACAGCACTGACCTACTGTACATTTCTCTGAATTGTGAATCCTTGCCTCTAAACCAGGTGGCCCCCAAGATCAAGGCGTTGATGATGGAGTCTGGAACTACCATGGTGGGCTACCAGCCTCAGGGAGACAAGGTCAACTTTTTCCGAATGGTCATCTCCAATCCTGCCGCCACCAGGTCAGATATCGACTTCTTGACCGATGAGATTGAGAGACTGGGGCAGGACTTGTAATGGCCACACCCATTAGGAGGATGTTGCCCTTTGACCTTTCATTCTCAGCTTTGTCATGTCCAGCTCTAAAAAGACCCTGAGCTACACTGAGCGTCATATTCCTGTTGTCTCTTGACCAATCATGTAGGACTTTGAATCTTCAGCTGCTTATAGGTCTTTTTAGACCACAGGTAACCTTCAGAATAATAAATGTGGGTCTCATATGtttcctgtctgttctgtcttttAGCAGTGACTATGCCATTGTTAGATTTAACTATTGTACAGTATAGCCTATGTAAGAGAATACATATTCACATACTGAGTGACCTTGAGCGACCTTTTCAGTAGAGACAGAGGACAATGCAAGGCACCTCATGGCATAGATATGCGCAGTATTGTAATATACAGTACTGGTCGaaagtttggagacacctactcattccaggagttttctttattattacgattttctatgttgtagaatagtagtgaagacatcaaaagtatgaaataatacatatggaatcatgtaggaaccaaaaaagtgttgagattcttcaaagtagcctttgccttgatgacagctttgcacactcttggcattctctcaaccagcttcatgaggaatgcttttccaacagtcttgaaggagttcccacatatgctgagcacttgttggctgcttttccttcactctgcggtccaactcatcccataccatctcaattgggttgaggttgggtgattgtggaggccaggtcatctgatgcagcactccatcactctccttcttggtcaaatagcccttacacagcctggaggtgtgttgggtcattgtcctgttgaaaacaaatgattgtcccactatgcgcaaaccagatgggatggcgtatcgctataaaatgctgtggtagccatgctggttaagtgtgccttgaattctaaatacattacagacagtgtcaccagcaaagcacccccagaccatcacacctcctcctccatgcttcacggtgggaaccacacatgcggagatcatccattcacctactctgcgtctcacaaagaaccaaaaatctcaaatttggactcatcagaccaaaggacagatttcagaTTTTAGGCCttcaatgtccattgctcgtgtttcttggcccaagcaagtctctttttcttattggtgtcctttagtagtggtttccttgcagcaattcgaccatgaaggcctgattcatgcagtcgcCTCTAAACAGTTAacattgagatgtgtctgttacttgaacttatttgggctgcaatctgaggtgcagttaactctaatgaacttatcctctgcagcagaggtctcCTTTCCTGTGcagatcctcatgagagccagtttcatcatagagcttgatgtttttttttgactgcacttgaagaaatgttcaaagttcttgacattttccgtactgactgaccgtcatgtcttaaagtaatgatggcctgttgtttctctttgcttatttgagttgttcttgccataatatagacttggtcttttaccaagtaaggctatcttctgtatagcacccctaccttgtcacaacacaactgttttGCTCAAATGCactaaggaaagaaattccacaaattaacttttaacaaggtacacctgataattgaaatgcattccagttgactacctcatgaagctggttgagagaatgcaaagagtgtgcaaagctgtcatcaaggcaaagggtggccactttgaagactctcaaatacaaaatatattttgatttgtttaaccctttttctggttactacatgattacatatgtgttatttcatcgttttgatgtcttcactattattctacaatttagaaaatggtaaaaatacatatttttttaaagaagaaaacccttgaatgagtagctgcgtccaaacttttgaatggtactgtatatatattataatgtACTGAATATTGGTGCTGTGTGTTGTCCATGTAGATATTAAGCCAGGGGCACTGTATGCAACACCACATTGTATCTGGTTTTCCCCTTTCATATTAAGTAGAGGGAATATAACACAGTCATTGTAACAGGTACTGTATTCTATAGCTGCGTTTTTAGAGCTTATGAATTTTGTGGAGATTGTGTATAGTATTGTTACATTGCTTTTGTGGCAAATATATGTCCTAGTATTTCAGTAACACATGTTCCAATGATTATACAAACCACTAAATAATAGTATTTAATAGATGAATCACTTGATTTATATTGTTATCTATTCCATTTGTAATGTGTCCTTACTTGTATTTTGAAACGCTATTGTGTTTTGTATAAGCATATTAAAAGGTATTT is part of the Oncorhynchus gorbuscha isolate QuinsamMale2020 ecotype Even-year linkage group LG09, OgorEven_v1.0, whole genome shotgun sequence genome and harbors:
- the gad1a gene encoding glutamate decarboxylase 1; translated protein: MAASAPSSSGNEPDPNSTNLRPPGSSYDAWCGVAHGCSRKLGMKICGFLQKNNNLEEKISSFKERSSKDLLDNSDRDSRFRRTETDFSNLFARDLLPAKNGEEPTMQFLLEVVDILTNYVRKTFDRSTKVLDFHHPHQLLEGMEGFNLELSDQPESLEQILVDCRDTLKYGVRTGHPRFFNQLSTGLDIIGLSGEWLTSTANTNMFTYEIAPVFVLMEQLTLKKMREIIGWPDGEGDGIFSPGGAISNMYSVMIARYKFFPEVKTKGMTAAPRLVLFTSEHSHYSIKKASAALGFGTENLILLSTDERGRVIPADLEAKVIDAKARGCVPMFVNATAGSTVYGAFDPIHEIADICEKYNMWLHVDGAWGGGLLMSRKHRHKLCGVERANSVTWNPHKMMGVPLQCSAILVRERGVLSGCNSMCAGYLFQPDKQYDVSYDTGDKAIQCGRHVDIFKFWLMWKAKGTIGFEQHIDKCLDLSHYLYTKIKGREGYQMVFDGEPQHTNVCFWYLPPGIRDMPDGQEKREKLHKVAPKIKALMMESGTTMVGYQPQGDKVNFFRMVISNPAATRSDIDFLTDEIERLGQDL